A single genomic interval of Alistipes provencensis harbors:
- a CDS encoding exo-alpha-sialidase, with protein MKQTITKLALTVLSLGVLACSDSDDAPGPNRGGASEPQELTLTPIGQLNRGADEINSHADVTAQSSVKMNYRSYINLGQNVTGNDNPNYARIKKLSDGSYILFNHYGGQGNANGFDIYYATSPDLENWTGRGLFLERYVITNSRGNPDKRVFTNPNAIVLSNGDLVAFASYRANMSVKYEECQYDHGIVMLRSTDNGRTWSAPQEIYHGLNWEPHMIQLPSGELQCYFSESRQWISGGHSGTAMVVSTDNGVTWSPGLNQTPYRVIRQHWYNSDKGATYYTDQMPVVVRLNNSDKLAAAVESSVSCVNGNTSYAISFAYSDNEGQWPRLEGDETGPADRQSNLFDGAAPFLVQFPSGETLVSYGLSSHMNMRLGDAEARTFGEPFVALPGRGSWGCMELNGGHEVIAAMRNSEKSGDITIALARFELNHRITATRRSVSVDGSNAEWAATDDALFVGEKSQAQATLRCSCDDKNVYFLVEVLDEAISRDDYVNILLSPANEGDRLTSAARRIKVSHSGLKSTDVYAGGWRETDMGVTVQAAYDGTISDSSDTDNGYLVEVAVPRSQLDLASGEILVNLVLFDSQGGEDAICPTSSRSIAGWVPIAGL; from the coding sequence ATGAAACAAACCATCACGAAACTCGCCCTGACGGTGCTCAGTCTCGGCGTACTGGCCTGCAGCGACTCGGACGACGCCCCCGGACCGAACCGGGGAGGAGCCTCCGAACCGCAGGAACTGACCCTGACACCCATCGGACAACTGAACCGGGGCGCAGACGAGATCAACTCCCACGCCGACGTAACCGCACAATCGTCGGTCAAAATGAACTACCGCAGCTACATCAACCTCGGACAGAACGTCACGGGCAACGACAACCCGAACTACGCACGCATCAAAAAGCTGTCCGACGGTTCCTACATCCTGTTCAACCATTACGGCGGTCAGGGGAACGCGAACGGCTTCGACATCTATTATGCCACGAGTCCCGATCTGGAAAACTGGACCGGCCGGGGGCTGTTTCTCGAGCGCTATGTCATCACCAATTCACGCGGCAATCCCGACAAGCGGGTCTTCACCAACCCCAACGCCATCGTGCTGTCGAACGGCGACCTCGTGGCCTTCGCCTCCTACCGGGCCAACATGAGCGTCAAGTACGAGGAGTGCCAATACGACCACGGCATCGTCATGCTCCGCAGCACGGACAACGGCAGGACGTGGAGCGCCCCGCAGGAGATCTACCACGGTCTGAACTGGGAGCCGCACATGATCCAGCTCCCCTCGGGCGAACTGCAATGTTATTTTTCGGAAAGCCGGCAGTGGATTTCCGGCGGACACTCCGGCACAGCCATGGTCGTATCGACGGACAACGGCGTGACTTGGTCCCCGGGGCTCAACCAAACCCCTTACCGGGTCATCCGCCAGCACTGGTACAACAGCGACAAGGGCGCCACCTACTACACCGACCAGATGCCGGTCGTCGTGCGCCTCAACAACAGCGACAAGCTCGCTGCGGCAGTGGAATCGTCCGTGAGCTGCGTCAACGGGAACACCTCCTACGCCATCTCGTTCGCCTATTCCGACAACGAGGGGCAGTGGCCCCGCCTCGAAGGGGACGAAACGGGCCCTGCCGACCGCCAGAGCAACCTTTTCGACGGTGCGGCACCTTTCCTCGTGCAATTCCCGTCGGGCGAAACACTTGTTTCATACGGACTTTCGAGCCACATGAACATGCGTCTCGGCGACGCCGAAGCCCGCACGTTCGGCGAACCGTTCGTCGCCCTGCCGGGCAGGGGTTCGTGGGGCTGCATGGAGCTGAACGGCGGCCACGAGGTGATCGCGGCGATGCGCAACAGCGAAAAGTCCGGCGACATCACGATCGCACTGGCCCGCTTCGAGCTCAACCACCGCATTACGGCAACCCGCCGGAGCGTCAGCGTCGACGGCAGCAATGCGGAGTGGGCGGCGACCGACGACGCGCTGTTCGTCGGCGAGAAGTCGCAGGCACAGGCCACGCTCCGCTGCTCGTGCGACGACAAAAACGTCTATTTCCTCGTAGAGGTGCTCGACGAAGCCATCTCGCGCGACGACTATGTGAACATCCTGCTCTCGCCCGCCAACGAGGGCGACAGGCTCACCTCTGCCGCCCGCCGCATCAAGGTGTCGCACAGCGGCCTGAAAAGTACGGACGTCTACGCCGGAGGCTGGCGCGAAACCGACATGGGCGTCACGGTGCAGGCCGCCTACGACGGCACGATCTCGGACAGCAGCGACACGGACAACGGCTATCTGGTCGAGGTCGCCGTGCCGCGTTCGCAGTTGGACCTCGCATCGGGGGAGATTCTCGTCAACCTCGTGCTGTTCGACAGCCAAGGCGGCGAGGACGCCATCTGCCCCACATCGTCGCGCAGCATCGCAGGCTGGGTACCCATCGCAGGGCTGTAA
- the panD gene encoding aspartate 1-decarboxylase yields the protein MKFQIEVIKSKIHRVTVTQADLNYVGSITIDEALMEAANMIEGEKVQIMDIDNGERFETYIIKGERGSGSICLNGAAARKVQVGDVIIIASYALMDFEDAKQFRPWVIFPDTATNRLVE from the coding sequence ATGAAATTCCAGATTGAAGTCATCAAATCGAAGATTCACCGCGTAACGGTCACACAGGCCGACCTGAACTACGTGGGGAGCATCACCATCGACGAGGCGCTCATGGAAGCCGCCAACATGATCGAAGGCGAGAAGGTCCAGATCATGGACATCGACAACGGAGAGCGTTTCGAAACCTACATCATCAAGGGCGAGCGCGGCAGCGGCTCGATCTGCCTCAACGGGGCTGCGGCGCGCAAGGTGCAGGTGGGCGACGTCATCATCATCGCCTCCTACGCGCTGATGGATTTCGAGGACGCCAAGCAGTTCCGTCCGTGGGTCATCTTCCCCGACACGGCGACCAACCGGCTCGTCGAGTAA
- a CDS encoding aldose epimerase family protein — protein sequence MKQIILAAVCGAMAVLTACTAGTPSVESIPFGQLSSGEEVTLYRLQSGNGASMDVIDYGCRVVRICVPDRNGMIADIVPGYDNIRDFETGSERFFGALIGRYGNRIANASFPLDGDTVRLTANERLAGCPGHLHGGDKGFDRVMWQAEPLVEADRAGVRFTRLSPDGEEGYPGNLACTVTYWFTKDNVWRAEYTATTDRPTVVNLSNHTYFNLKGVDDGGYVMDHIMQVEADRYLPNDARFVPLGPSEPVEGTPFDLREPHRVDYAIDTPNEHLRTMRGFSVCWMLRSQTGELARAADLWEPRSGRGIELRTTEPGLLTYTGRLFSPKVVGKGGRAVEKFGGMLLETLHYPDSPNHPEYPSAVLRPGETYHSTTEFRFYAK from the coding sequence ATGAAACAAATCATCCTTGCGGCTGTTTGCGGTGCAATGGCGGTCCTGACCGCCTGCACCGCAGGCACGCCCTCCGTGGAGAGCATTCCGTTCGGACAGCTCTCGTCCGGCGAAGAGGTCACCCTCTACCGGCTCCAAAGCGGCAACGGCGCCTCGATGGATGTCATCGACTACGGCTGCCGCGTGGTGCGGATCTGCGTTCCCGACCGCAACGGCATGATCGCCGACATCGTGCCGGGATACGACAACATCCGCGACTTCGAGACCGGAAGCGAACGCTTCTTCGGCGCCCTGATCGGCCGCTACGGCAACCGCATCGCCAACGCCTCGTTCCCGCTCGACGGCGACACCGTGCGGCTCACCGCCAACGAGCGTCTGGCCGGATGCCCCGGCCACCTGCACGGCGGCGACAAGGGTTTCGACCGGGTGATGTGGCAGGCCGAGCCGCTCGTGGAGGCGGACCGCGCGGGCGTACGCTTCACGCGTCTCAGCCCCGACGGCGAGGAGGGCTATCCGGGCAACCTCGCCTGCACGGTCACCTACTGGTTCACGAAGGACAACGTCTGGCGGGCCGAGTACACGGCCACGACCGACCGTCCGACCGTCGTCAACCTCTCGAACCACACCTACTTCAACCTCAAGGGCGTGGACGACGGCGGTTATGTGATGGATCACATAATGCAGGTCGAGGCGGACCGCTACCTGCCCAACGACGCGCGCTTCGTGCCGCTGGGACCGTCGGAGCCTGTGGAGGGCACCCCCTTCGACCTCCGGGAGCCTCACCGCGTTGATTACGCCATCGACACCCCCAACGAGCACCTGCGCACGATGCGCGGATTCTCGGTCTGCTGGATGCTCCGCAGCCAGACGGGCGAACTGGCCCGGGCCGCCGACCTGTGGGAGCCGCGCAGCGGCCGCGGAATCGAACTCCGGACCACGGAACCCGGACTGCTGACCTACACCGGACGGCTCTTCTCCCCGAAGGTCGTGGGCAAGGGCGGCCGGGCGGTGGAGAAATTCGGCGGCATGCTGCTCGAAACGCTCCACTATCCCGACTCGCCGAACCACCCCGAATACCCGTCGGCCGTGCTCCGTCCCGGCGAAACCTATCATTCAACCACCGAGTTCCGGTTCTACGCCAAATAG
- a CDS encoding DUF456 domain-containing protein: MDITLSLFAFVLSILGIIGCIVPALPGVVLSYAGLLCAYFTSYSQMSASALWLWLGVTVAVSIADYFLPAWMTRRFGGSRAGAIGATVGVFAGFFLFPPVGILLGPFLGAVLGELLNDRGDVPKAFLIGFGSFLSFIVGTGIKIAASVGMLIHVAADTWPALKGWFAATF, translated from the coding sequence ATGGACATTACGCTCTCCCTGTTCGCTTTCGTGCTCTCGATACTGGGCATCATCGGCTGCATCGTGCCCGCCCTGCCGGGCGTGGTGCTGAGCTATGCGGGCCTGCTGTGCGCCTATTTCACCTCCTACTCCCAGATGAGCGCCTCGGCGCTGTGGCTCTGGCTCGGGGTGACCGTCGCCGTAAGCATCGCCGACTATTTCCTGCCGGCATGGATGACCCGGCGGTTCGGCGGTTCGCGCGCGGGAGCCATCGGCGCCACGGTGGGCGTCTTCGCGGGATTCTTCCTTTTCCCGCCGGTGGGCATCCTCCTCGGCCCCTTTCTGGGCGCCGTGCTGGGCGAACTGCTCAACGACCGCGGCGACGTGCCGAAGGCATTTCTCATAGGATTCGGGTCGTTCCTCTCGTTCATCGTCGGCACGGGGATCAAGATCGCCGCTTCGGTGGGCATGCTGATCCACGTCGCGGCCGACACATGGCCCGCTCTGAAGGGCTGGTTCGCAGCGACTTTCTAA
- a CDS encoding DUF5107 domain-containing protein: MKRKILMTLGLLAGIAVGARAQQTAVTAREGTLELPTYVLNAAETAPIFERDWSYQRARRSVYPYPLDDNMTRDKKTVSYKALYLENEYVELCVLPEIGGRLFYAIDKTNGYDIFYHQHVVKPANVGMTGAWISGGVEWNVFHHHRATSNIPCDYRIVENEDGSKTIWVGETELRHRMSWAIGITLHPGKSYMEITGRLVNSTENDNSMLYWSNVSTLVDENYQIIFPQSTEFVTFHCKNWFAHWPVTHEPFNGIDEYANGIDASWWKNHFMSNSMFVHDLKEDFIAGYDHGRKAGTMLAGNHHIVKGGKFWLWGPNSEWDTRILTDNDGHYCELMVGAYSDNQPDYNWSAPYEVKEFTHYWYGLRDIGGVKTGNRQAALNLDLVAPGKALIGVNATEKLPKMTVTLTAGGRTLFTRQTDLAPDAPFVETVAIDKNIKPTDLRITLTDAAGKELLAYSPVEHDPNKPLPEIVDRPLLPEQIENTEECYLVGMRNLQFHNPFIDPTDYFEEVLRRDPGDTRANTQMGVWWRQRGDNEKAARYLRTAIKRQTKDYTRPKDCEAMYNLGLILKQEGKVEAAMDTLYRAVWNYNYNSAGNFQLAQLYVAQGDIPMALERLDEAITYNANNFSALNLKATLLRSQGDKAGASACVKRVLEADPVNAYATCEQQLLGEDDYFETLMRDEPESYLELALAYLHNGFPETAVKLLRQIDARKAYPTVKMWLGYLTGKAGDKAAEKEYFTAALAIPTDRCNPFRLETVAVLERAKELCPQSYKPYYYTGNLYYNKQPDRAMAEWEQCIAKEPSFAMAWRNLGWAHWLHTKNYDQAVKYYRKAIELAPEEALFLEEIDQVYEAKGEDVQVRYDLLKSHHDVCTKRYSPLAGEVSAGIFVGDYDYVLKLLKECYFPTREGVANFHDVYVDALLLAGEEKFAAGQRKEALELFESAFDYPENHQVFLVDQRTPRDAQIYWFIGSAYERTGNRSKAMLNYKKAAAVNVKKTDYRYWQGLALEKLGKKAEAKALFEALTEAGKAGIVESYVNFYGAEGTTGKTVATINTKAYYTLGLGELGLGNRDAARKCFAKSVELKPDNLWSSVMLRELKQ; this comes from the coding sequence ATGAAACGAAAAATCCTGATGACACTCGGTCTGCTTGCCGGCATTGCGGTCGGCGCCCGGGCTCAGCAAACCGCAGTTACGGCCCGGGAGGGGACACTCGAACTCCCCACCTATGTGCTCAACGCCGCCGAAACGGCGCCCATCTTCGAACGCGACTGGTCCTACCAGCGGGCACGCCGCTCGGTCTACCCCTATCCGCTCGACGACAACATGACGCGCGACAAAAAGACGGTGAGCTACAAGGCCCTCTATCTCGAGAACGAATACGTCGAACTGTGCGTACTGCCGGAGATCGGCGGACGGCTGTTCTACGCCATCGACAAGACCAACGGCTACGACATCTTCTACCACCAGCATGTGGTCAAGCCGGCGAACGTCGGCATGACGGGCGCTTGGATCTCGGGCGGCGTCGAGTGGAACGTTTTCCACCACCACCGCGCCACGTCGAACATCCCGTGCGACTACCGCATCGTCGAGAACGAGGACGGCAGCAAGACCATCTGGGTCGGCGAAACCGAACTCCGTCACCGCATGTCGTGGGCTATCGGCATCACGCTCCATCCGGGCAAATCCTACATGGAGATCACCGGACGGCTGGTCAACTCGACCGAGAACGACAACTCGATGCTCTACTGGTCGAACGTCTCGACGCTCGTGGACGAGAACTACCAGATCATCTTCCCCCAAAGCACCGAGTTCGTGACCTTCCACTGCAAGAACTGGTTCGCGCACTGGCCCGTTACTCACGAGCCGTTCAACGGCATCGACGAATACGCCAACGGTATCGATGCCTCGTGGTGGAAGAACCACTTCATGTCCAACTCGATGTTCGTGCACGATCTCAAGGAGGACTTCATCGCCGGGTACGACCACGGCCGCAAGGCCGGCACGATGCTGGCGGGCAACCACCACATCGTCAAGGGCGGCAAATTCTGGCTCTGGGGCCCCAACTCGGAGTGGGACACCCGCATCCTGACTGACAACGACGGCCACTACTGCGAGCTGATGGTGGGCGCCTATTCGGACAACCAGCCCGACTACAACTGGAGCGCCCCCTACGAGGTGAAGGAGTTCACCCACTACTGGTACGGACTGCGCGACATCGGCGGCGTGAAGACCGGCAACCGGCAGGCGGCCCTCAACCTCGATCTCGTGGCCCCGGGCAAGGCATTGATAGGCGTCAACGCCACGGAGAAACTGCCGAAGATGACCGTCACGCTCACGGCGGGCGGCCGGACACTCTTCACGCGGCAGACGGATCTCGCACCCGACGCACCGTTCGTGGAGACCGTCGCCATCGACAAGAACATCAAGCCCACCGACCTGCGGATCACGCTCACCGACGCCGCAGGCAAGGAGCTGCTGGCCTACTCGCCCGTGGAGCACGACCCGAACAAGCCGCTGCCGGAGATCGTGGACCGTCCGCTACTCCCCGAACAGATCGAAAACACCGAGGAATGCTACCTTGTCGGCATGCGCAACCTGCAGTTCCACAACCCGTTCATCGACCCCACGGACTATTTCGAGGAGGTCCTGCGCCGCGATCCGGGCGACACACGGGCCAACACGCAGATGGGCGTCTGGTGGCGTCAGCGCGGCGACAACGAAAAGGCCGCCCGCTACCTGCGCACGGCGATCAAGCGCCAGACCAAAGACTACACCCGTCCGAAGGACTGCGAAGCGATGTATAACTTAGGCCTGATCCTCAAGCAGGAGGGCAAGGTCGAGGCGGCGATGGACACGCTCTACCGCGCCGTCTGGAACTACAACTACAACTCGGCAGGCAATTTCCAACTGGCACAGCTCTATGTGGCGCAGGGTGACATCCCGATGGCGCTCGAGCGGCTGGACGAAGCCATCACCTACAACGCCAACAACTTCAGCGCCCTGAACCTGAAAGCCACCCTTCTGCGCTCGCAGGGCGACAAGGCAGGCGCCTCGGCCTGCGTGAAACGCGTATTGGAAGCCGACCCCGTGAACGCCTACGCCACCTGCGAACAGCAGTTGCTGGGCGAAGACGACTATTTCGAAACGCTGATGCGCGACGAGCCCGAATCGTACCTCGAACTGGCCCTCGCCTACCTCCACAACGGATTCCCGGAAACGGCCGTGAAACTGCTCAGACAGATCGACGCCCGGAAAGCCTACCCCACCGTCAAGATGTGGCTGGGTTACCTGACCGGCAAGGCCGGCGACAAAGCCGCGGAGAAGGAGTACTTCACGGCGGCGCTGGCGATCCCGACCGACCGCTGCAACCCGTTCCGGCTGGAGACGGTCGCCGTACTGGAGCGGGCCAAAGAGCTTTGCCCCCAGAGCTACAAGCCCTACTACTATACGGGCAACCTCTACTACAACAAGCAGCCCGACCGCGCGATGGCCGAATGGGAGCAGTGCATCGCCAAAGAGCCCTCGTTCGCCATGGCATGGCGCAACCTCGGATGGGCGCACTGGCTGCACACGAAGAACTACGACCAAGCGGTGAAATACTACCGCAAGGCCATCGAGCTGGCTCCCGAAGAGGCGCTCTTCCTCGAGGAGATCGATCAGGTCTACGAAGCCAAGGGCGAGGACGTGCAGGTGCGCTACGACCTGTTGAAGAGCCACCACGACGTCTGCACGAAGCGTTACTCCCCGCTGGCCGGAGAGGTCTCCGCAGGTATCTTCGTCGGGGATTACGACTATGTGCTCAAGCTGCTGAAAGAGTGCTACTTCCCGACGCGCGAAGGCGTCGCCAACTTCCACGACGTCTATGTCGACGCCCTGTTGCTGGCCGGGGAGGAGAAATTCGCCGCAGGACAGCGGAAAGAGGCCCTCGAGCTCTTCGAAAGCGCCTTCGACTACCCGGAAAACCATCAGGTGTTCCTCGTAGACCAGCGCACGCCCCGCGACGCCCAGATCTACTGGTTCATCGGCAGCGCTTACGAGCGGACGGGCAACCGGTCCAAAGCCATGCTGAACTACAAGAAGGCCGCGGCGGTGAACGTCAAGAAGACCGACTACCGCTACTGGCAGGGCCTCGCGCTCGAAAAACTGGGCAAAAAGGCCGAGGCCAAAGCCCTCTTCGAAGCGCTCACCGAAGCCGGGAAAGCCGGTATCGTCGAAAGCTATGTGAATTTCTACGGCGCCGAGGGCACCACGGGCAAGACCGTGGCAACGATCAACACCAAGGCCTACTACACGCTGGGGCTCGGCGAGCTGGGACTCGGCAACCGGGACGCAGCCCGGAAATGCTTCGCGAAATCCGTGGAGCTGAAGCCCGACAACCTCTGGTCGTCGGTGATGCTCCGGGAGTTGAAACAATAA
- a CDS encoding sulfatase family protein, whose product MNLQRTLMLGGFAAAALTGQQAAAQKRPNMVVILADDCSWYDIGCYGAVNNRTPHIDSLARAGMRFTNAWNSVSTSVPTRHCLYTGMYPIRNGGHYNLSAIREGVETMPVRLARLGYRVGLAGKWHIHPKEAFPFERVPGFAVNCLTKDPSHTMKGVEEFISRDREEPFCLVVASVNPHVPWTGGDPSKFDLGKLVLPPHFVDTPQTRKSYAAYLSEIDLLDREVGDVVRVLRERELLDDTLVIFLSEQGTQLTGAKWTNWNAGVHAAMIARWDGHIRPGRTTDAIVQYEDILPTLVALAGGNPGREMDGRSIAPLLEGRSDRHRKYAFHLHDNYPSGPPYPIRAAGDGRYRLVWNLTPDQRMIAKNMENELWLKSWKATDTEHAKFIVGRWYHRPEFELYDTEADPWELTNLAGKKEYARIQARLFRALKKWMHEQGDPGIGADTEQNKPANRPAQKTVRP is encoded by the coding sequence ATGAATCTTCAACGAACACTGATGCTCGGAGGCTTCGCGGCCGCTGCCCTGACCGGGCAGCAGGCCGCGGCCCAGAAGCGGCCCAACATGGTCGTCATCCTCGCCGACGATTGCAGTTGGTACGACATCGGCTGCTACGGTGCGGTCAACAACCGCACGCCGCACATCGACTCGCTGGCCCGTGCAGGCATGCGCTTCACGAACGCATGGAATTCCGTATCGACGAGCGTGCCCACACGCCACTGCCTCTATACGGGCATGTATCCGATCCGCAACGGCGGGCACTACAACCTCAGCGCGATCCGCGAAGGGGTCGAGACCATGCCCGTACGTCTTGCGCGGCTCGGCTACCGGGTGGGGCTGGCGGGGAAATGGCATATCCATCCGAAAGAGGCCTTCCCGTTCGAACGGGTCCCCGGATTCGCGGTCAACTGCCTGACGAAAGACCCTTCGCACACGATGAAGGGGGTCGAGGAGTTCATTTCGCGCGACCGTGAAGAACCCTTCTGTCTGGTAGTGGCCTCGGTCAACCCGCACGTTCCGTGGACGGGCGGCGATCCTTCGAAATTCGACCTCGGGAAACTGGTTCTGCCGCCCCATTTCGTCGATACGCCGCAGACGCGCAAAAGCTATGCGGCCTATCTGTCCGAAATCGACCTGCTCGACCGGGAGGTGGGCGACGTCGTGCGGGTACTGCGGGAGCGGGAACTGCTCGACGACACGCTGGTGATCTTCCTCTCGGAACAGGGGACGCAGCTCACGGGCGCCAAGTGGACCAACTGGAACGCCGGGGTGCACGCGGCGATGATCGCCCGCTGGGACGGCCATATCCGCCCGGGCCGCACGACCGACGCCATCGTGCAGTACGAAGACATCCTGCCGACGCTCGTGGCGCTGGCAGGCGGTAATCCCGGCCGCGAGATGGACGGCCGCAGCATCGCGCCGCTCCTCGAAGGGCGCAGCGACCGTCACCGCAAATACGCCTTCCACCTCCACGACAACTACCCGTCGGGACCTCCCTATCCCATCCGCGCAGCGGGCGACGGCCGCTACCGGCTGGTCTGGAACCTGACCCCCGATCAGAGGATGATCGCCAAAAACATGGAAAACGAGCTGTGGCTCAAATCGTGGAAAGCGACCGACACGGAACATGCGAAATTCATCGTCGGGCGGTGGTACCATCGTCCGGAGTTCGAGTTGTACGACACGGAGGCCGACCCATGGGAGCTGACCAACTTAGCCGGTAAAAAGGAGTATGCCCGCATACAGGCCCGGCTGTTCCGGGCGCTGAAGAAATGGATGCACGAGCAGGGCGATCCGGGCATCGGAGCCGATACGGAACAAAACAAACCGGCGAACCGCCCCGCACAAAAAACCGTCCGGCCATGA
- the panC gene encoding pantoate--beta-alanine ligase, with protein MKVFTSVKELRSELDRTEQSGIGFVPTMGALHAGHRSLVERARKENATVVVSVFVNPTQFNDKNDLCHYPRTPEADRKLLEEAGADLVLMPSVEEIYPEEDTRIFDFGQIDKVMEGATRPGHFNGVAQVVSRLFDIVRPARAYFGEKDFQQIAVIKAMVAQLKLPVEIVECPIVRGEDGLALSSRNQLLDAPHRAAAPHIYAVLRRAVEKSHELTPAELKAWVKAEIESDPLLNVIYYQSVDALTMQEVPAWEASERIQGCIAVQAGDIRLIDNIRIR; from the coding sequence ATGAAAGTATTTACAAGCGTCAAGGAGCTTCGCTCCGAGTTGGACCGGACGGAGCAGTCGGGCATCGGCTTCGTCCCCACGATGGGCGCCCTGCATGCGGGGCACCGTTCGCTCGTCGAGCGTGCGCGGAAAGAGAACGCCACGGTCGTCGTGAGCGTTTTCGTCAATCCCACGCAGTTCAACGACAAGAACGACCTCTGCCACTACCCCCGCACCCCCGAGGCAGACCGGAAACTGCTGGAGGAGGCCGGAGCGGATTTGGTGCTGATGCCGTCGGTCGAAGAGATCTATCCCGAAGAGGATACCCGGATTTTCGATTTCGGGCAGATCGACAAGGTGATGGAGGGCGCGACGCGTCCCGGCCATTTCAACGGCGTGGCGCAGGTCGTAAGCCGCCTGTTCGACATCGTGCGCCCGGCGCGCGCCTACTTCGGGGAGAAGGATTTCCAACAGATCGCCGTCATCAAGGCGATGGTGGCCCAGTTGAAACTGCCGGTCGAGATCGTGGAGTGCCCGATCGTCCGCGGCGAAGACGGGCTGGCGCTCTCCTCGCGCAACCAGTTGCTCGACGCACCCCACCGTGCCGCCGCGCCGCACATTTACGCCGTGCTGCGCCGGGCCGTGGAGAAGTCCCACGAGCTGACGCCCGCGGAGCTGAAGGCATGGGTCAAGGCTGAAATAGAGAGCGATCCGCTGCTCAATGTGATTTACTACCAGTCGGTCGATGCGCTGACGATGCAGGAGGTTCCGGCATGGGAGGCCTCGGAGCGCATTCAGGGCTGTATCGCCGTACAGGCGGGAGACATTCGTTTAATCGACAACATCCGAATCCGATAA